The following is a genomic window from Anopheles cruzii unplaced genomic scaffold, idAnoCruzAS_RS32_06 scaffold03070_ctg1, whole genome shotgun sequence.
TACTTACATTACACACGAAAAGCCGTCGGTCAGAATTCTTTTCCAAGAGTTCCAGAGTTATCTTCTCGATGAAGTCAACGCCTTATCTGGTGGAACAATATGCGCGTATGAAGTTATTTGTCACGAAATCGCGCCAATCCTGAATCCAATGGGCTGGTCAACGTCAATGGTCCTCTGTGCTGTCGGAGAGATCTAAGAAGCCGTGCACGAGGTAAGAAGGGCACGCTTGAGCCATGGGTAAGCCGGAACGCAAATCATCATTCAATCCTAGGCCGATTTTCCAATCCTGATTAGATAAGTTACGTTCGGTACGACCCTTATAAAACACCACAGGTAGCCCAGAAACCTTTATTTAGTATCACCCACTTGCGAGATCGAGATGATAAGCGACATCAGTGAGTATTTGTTGGCAAGTTGCCAGCAGTGATTTAGTTTGATTTACAGCATAGTTCGGCGTGAAGCACCGGTTTTGAAATGATCTTTTTTCGGTAGAAAAACTTTCGCTACTGCTAGTGGTGGCCACGATCTGTTGCACGACAGCCGTGGCGGATCCGTGTACGGAGCAAGGTGTATATACTGGTTTTCTGCCGCACGAAACCGATTGTACGAAGTACTACTCCTGCTACGGTGGCGTGGCCTACGAGCAGACCTGCCCAGATGGCAAGTATTTCGACCCAACGCGAACCATTTGCGATTTGGAGGCTAATGTGGACTGCGTGAGCAATAACTGCCCACCGGATGGTGTCGTGTTTCTGCCCATCCCGAACGTGTGCGACCGCTATCTGATCTGCATTAACGGCAATGCGTTCGAGGGCGTCTGTGATGGCGGCCTGTTTTTCGATGCGGTGCTGGGAGACTGTAACCTGAAGAATGAGAGCGGTTGTTTGGTGAATCCTTGCATTCAGCCACCACCAAATCCACCGCAGCTGGAGATCTATCCGAATCCCGCCGATTGCCACCAGTACCTCATCTGCGGCAACGGTGAACCTGTCGTGAGGGACTGCGCACCGCAACTAGTGTTTGACCCTTCCTCCCTGCAGTGTGTACCGGGCGAAGAGTGTTTGGTAAGTGTTTGTGGACCTTGAGCGACTGATAAGGTTGACCACCGAAATGTGTTCATGGAATGAAATTGTCCAAAAAACAGCCCACTGGAGGTACTACGACGGTTAATCCAGGGACCACGTCAACTACTTCGGAAGCTTCAACGACCACAGGCACAACCACAACCGAGGCATCAACGACAACCGAGGTACCAACGACAACGGAGgctccaacaacaaccacaacccaAGCGCCTTGATGAAAGTGAATTAACTCAcaacggtgtggtgtgtttgcttttcgagACTGTTATGTAAATAAAGATAAACATCAAGTCAAACA
Proteins encoded in this region:
- the LOC128276925 gene encoding peritrophin-44-like — its product is MISDIKKLSLLLVVATICCTTAVADPCTEQGVYTGFLPHETDCTKYYSCYGGVAYEQTCPDGKYFDPTRTICDLEANVDCVSNNCPPDGVVFLPIPNVCDRYLICINGNAFEGVCDGGLFFDAVLGDCNLKNESGCLVNPCIQPPPNPPQLEIYPNPADCHQYLICGNGEPVVRDCAPQLVFDPSSLQCVPGEECL